A window from Theropithecus gelada isolate Dixy chromosome 1, Tgel_1.0, whole genome shotgun sequence encodes these proteins:
- the NHLH1 gene encoding helix-loop-helix protein 1 encodes MMLNSDTMELDLPPNHSETESGFSDCGGGAGPDGAGPGGPGGGQARGPEPGEPGRKDMQHLSREERRRRRRATAKYRTAHATRERIRVEAFNLAFAELRKLLPTLPPDKKLSKIEILRLAICYISYLNHVLDV; translated from the coding sequence ATGATGCTCAACTCAGACACCATGGAGCTGGACCTGCCGCCCAACCACTCAGAGACTGAGTCGGGCTTCAGTGACtgtgggggcggggcgggcccTGATGGTGCTGGGCCTGGGGGTCCGGGAGGGGGCCAGGCCCGAGGCCCAGAGCCGGGAGAGCCTGGTCGGAAAGACATGCAGCATCTGAGCCGCGAGGAGCGCCGGCGCCGGCGCCGCGCCACAGCCAAGTACCGCACGGCCCATGCCACGCGAGAGCGCATCCGCGTGGAAGCCTTCAACCTGGCCTTCGCCGAGCTGCGCAAGCTGCTGCCCACGCTGCCCCCGGACAAGAAGCTCTCCAAGATTGAGATCCTGCGCTTGGCCATCTGCTATATCTCCTACCTGAACCACGTGCTGGACGTCTGA